In Marivirga salinae, a single window of DNA contains:
- a CDS encoding PAS domain-containing hybrid sensor histidine kinase/response regulator, whose translation MKLNDPSIARELEESNQRLLEAQQLAKIGNWEANVNSGNILWSPVVYEIFECDPNSYNPTITSFKEMVHPDDEANVFEEDIKAFKTGYFNLTHRIITKKGNVKYVHEIASKVEDGDELIYRGTIQDITQLRETEKALILEKKKLDLIISSSNLGSYDWDKEKKCYYLNRNYAKTLGYSENELKSISFTKWFETVHPEDMAVMTDFFNSRKEEDIIPYEFEIRLKHKEGHWVWVFNNGRAEGLNQDLMPTYQSGIILEISERKQAEIELDRTKALLLQTNSITKTGGWSWNLNNGEIQWTENTRNINEVDDGYEPTFDSIFDFFSDKSLVPQVKTLIDNSIHKKEKFDLELQLLTGKGNKFWARLIGIPEIVDGKVQRLYGTIQNIEDQKRNEFQLQEKTKQYNELVENIPIGVYKLNRKGELNYMSPPFKKMIGVEDREIDTNDFANEVVHPEDLEMFLKANNYALDNYQYFNLEFRIIVKSQTKWVRATSQPSKDIDGNWYWFGTLSDITQRKNTELKVKENEKQLQNIISSMTEALVFYDQNGIIRSINDSAGQILELDRSEIIGNRLSQTIIKLFDVDGNPLLDDKHPVEIALRKKKSFNDIRIQLLNSNTHKIIWIEANIKIIEEADTHWALVTFNDISDRVKAEKQLLEAKKAAESANQAKSTFLANMSHEIRTPLNGVIGFSDLLRNTNLNVLQTDYTQHIYNSAHSLLGIINDILDFSKIEAGKLKLQMEEINGLDLVESAISFITFQASQKNLELLIDYDQDVPLYFEADELRLRQILINLLGNAVKFTKSGNIILKVSRIKKSHKLKFEVIDTGIGISTKQQKNIFRAFEQADVSTTRKFGGSGLGLTISNKLLKMMKSKLHLESKLNKGSNFSFNIDIRKSDETLKLNEAEKPIKKFQKLLVVDDNPIQIESFQKLFKGFNVQVVYCQSAVDAYKMISNEKDFDLIIIDEEMPNINGLELLKMLKERTLLENTSVIILHKHIESQFFYSEYVDEPDVFKLPKPVLPTKLLKLIHDIDSGDVSLKSLTEKDNARIEQKVDINKILIAEDNEVNKFLIIRILENTLPDSELIHAENGEIAVEKFKKYQPDLILMDIQMPILSGIEATEIIRTIENPGLNTPIVALSAGVLKEEKENALAAGIDDFLEKPLIQEDLLRTLEKLKLDGRIKETEREQKTQQKLKTFNKEELLKRLNHNEKHYTSFITLAQENMRTFERQINETIEIENIQALRTVLHKLKGTALAACFENLGLIIDQFERPSFYNSKVTHYMKSKMIPELHKLIKILEEEK comes from the coding sequence ATGAAATTAAATGATCCATCAATTGCTCGTGAGCTAGAGGAAAGCAACCAAAGATTATTAGAAGCACAGCAATTAGCAAAAATAGGGAACTGGGAAGCCAATGTTAATTCAGGTAATATCCTCTGGTCTCCTGTTGTCTATGAAATATTTGAATGTGATCCCAATTCCTATAACCCCACCATTACTTCATTTAAAGAAATGGTGCATCCGGATGACGAAGCAAATGTTTTTGAAGAGGATATAAAAGCATTTAAAACAGGATATTTTAATCTCACCCACAGAATCATCACCAAAAAAGGAAATGTTAAATATGTTCATGAAATTGCTTCAAAAGTTGAAGATGGAGATGAACTAATTTACAGAGGAACCATTCAGGATATCACCCAGCTTAGAGAAACAGAAAAAGCCCTTATTTTAGAAAAAAAGAAATTAGATTTAATTATTTCGAGCAGTAATTTAGGAAGCTATGATTGGGATAAGGAAAAGAAATGTTATTATTTAAACAGAAATTATGCAAAAACTCTAGGTTATTCTGAAAACGAGCTGAAATCAATAAGTTTTACTAAATGGTTTGAAACTGTGCATCCTGAGGATATGGCTGTGATGACTGATTTCTTCAATAGCCGAAAAGAAGAAGACATCATTCCATATGAATTTGAAATAAGACTTAAACACAAAGAAGGGCACTGGGTATGGGTTTTTAATAATGGCAGAGCAGAAGGTTTAAACCAAGATTTGATGCCTACCTATCAATCAGGGATAATTTTGGAAATTTCGGAACGGAAACAAGCCGAAATAGAATTAGACAGAACCAAGGCATTATTACTGCAAACAAATTCGATTACAAAAACCGGTGGTTGGAGCTGGAATTTAAATAATGGCGAAATCCAATGGACAGAAAATACCAGAAATATTAATGAAGTTGATGATGGTTATGAACCTACCTTTGATAGTATTTTCGATTTTTTTTCGGATAAAAGTCTTGTCCCTCAAGTTAAGACGCTAATTGATAATAGTATTCATAAAAAAGAAAAATTTGATCTTGAATTGCAATTGCTGACTGGCAAGGGCAATAAATTTTGGGCAAGATTAATTGGGATTCCTGAAATTGTGGACGGTAAAGTTCAAAGACTTTATGGAACCATCCAGAATATAGAAGATCAAAAAAGAAATGAATTTCAACTACAAGAAAAAACAAAACAATACAATGAACTAGTAGAAAATATTCCAATAGGTGTTTATAAACTCAATAGAAAAGGAGAATTAAATTACATGAGTCCTCCTTTCAAAAAGATGATTGGTGTAGAAGATAGAGAAATTGATACCAATGACTTTGCTAATGAAGTGGTACACCCAGAGGATTTGGAAATGTTTTTGAAAGCCAATAACTATGCTTTGGACAACTATCAATATTTCAATCTGGAATTTAGGATCATTGTAAAATCGCAAACCAAATGGGTAAGGGCAACTTCACAACCCAGCAAAGACATTGACGGTAATTGGTATTGGTTTGGTACACTTTCAGATATAACCCAAAGAAAGAATACGGAGCTAAAAGTCAAAGAGAATGAAAAGCAATTGCAGAACATTATCAGTTCCATGACGGAAGCTTTAGTTTTCTATGATCAGAATGGGATTATTCGGTCTATAAATGATAGTGCTGGACAAATATTAGAACTCGATAGATCTGAAATTATTGGAAATCGACTTTCCCAAACCATTATTAAACTTTTTGATGTTGATGGAAATCCTTTGTTAGATGATAAACACCCTGTCGAGATTGCATTGCGGAAAAAAAAGTCATTTAATGACATTAGAATACAATTATTGAATAGTAATACCCATAAGATCATCTGGATAGAAGCTAATATTAAAATAATTGAAGAGGCTGATACCCATTGGGCCCTCGTTACTTTCAACGATATTAGTGACCGAGTAAAAGCCGAAAAACAATTGTTAGAGGCAAAAAAAGCTGCTGAATCTGCCAATCAGGCTAAATCTACTTTTTTAGCTAATATGAGTCATGAAATTCGTACTCCTCTGAATGGTGTAATTGGATTTTCCGATCTATTGAGAAATACTAACTTAAATGTTCTTCAAACTGATTACACTCAGCATATTTATAATTCTGCTCATTCCCTTCTCGGAATTATCAACGATATCCTAGACTTTTCAAAGATTGAAGCAGGTAAATTAAAGCTTCAGATGGAGGAAATAAATGGTTTAGATCTAGTAGAATCGGCTATCAGTTTTATAACATTCCAAGCCTCGCAAAAGAACCTAGAGCTGCTAATTGATTATGATCAAGACGTTCCTCTCTATTTTGAAGCAGATGAATTACGATTAAGGCAAATCTTAATTAATTTATTAGGAAATGCTGTCAAATTCACGAAAAGTGGGAATATAATTCTTAAAGTAAGTAGAATAAAGAAAAGCCATAAACTCAAATTTGAAGTAATTGATACCGGAATAGGTATTTCAACTAAACAACAAAAAAATATCTTTCGCGCGTTTGAACAAGCAGATGTTTCCACAACCCGAAAATTCGGAGGTTCAGGATTAGGGCTCACCATTTCCAATAAATTATTGAAAATGATGAAAAGCAAGCTGCATCTGGAAAGTAAATTGAATAAAGGAAGCAACTTTAGCTTTAATATTGATATTAGAAAATCAGATGAAACATTAAAACTAAATGAAGCGGAAAAGCCAATTAAAAAATTTCAAAAGCTGTTGGTAGTAGATGATAATCCTATTCAAATTGAATCATTTCAGAAATTATTTAAAGGTTTTAATGTACAGGTAGTTTATTGTCAATCAGCTGTGGATGCTTATAAAATGATTTCAAATGAAAAGGATTTTGATCTAATCATTATTGATGAAGAAATGCCCAATATAAATGGGCTTGAATTATTAAAAATGCTAAAAGAACGGACGCTCTTAGAAAACACTTCTGTTATAATTTTGCATAAGCATATTGAAAGTCAATTTTTCTATTCAGAATATGTAGACGAGCCCGATGTTTTTAAATTACCAAAACCAGTACTCCCCACTAAACTATTAAAATTAATACATGATATTGATTCTGGCGATGTAAGCTTAAAATCTCTTACAGAAAAAGATAATGCTAGAATTGAACAGAAAGTAGATATCAATAAAATCTTAATTGCTGAAGATAATGAGGTCAATAAGTTTTTAATTATCCGAATATTGGAAAACACCTTACCCGACTCTGAACTGATCCATGCTGAAAATGGAGAGATTGCAGTGGAGAAATTTAAAAAGTACCAGCCGGATTTAATTTTAATGGATATTCAAATGCCAATTTTGAGCGGTATAGAAGCTACAGAGATTATTAGAACAATAGAAAATCCAGGACTAAATACACCTATAGTAGCGCTTTCAGCAGGAGTATTAAAAGAGGAGAAAGAAAATGCTTTAGCGGCAGGAATAGATGATTTCTTAGAGAAACCCTTAATTCAGGAAGATTTATTGAGGACTTTAGAAAAACTTAAGTTAGATGGAAGAATTAAAGAAACTGAACGAGAACAGAAAACCCAGCAAAAGTTAAAAACTTTCAATAAGGAAGAATTATTAAAACGATTGAACCATAATGAAAAGCATTATACTAGCTTCATTACTTTGGCACAAGAAAACATGCGGACTTTTGAAAGACAAATAAACGAAACCATTGAAATTGAAAATATCCAAGCTTTAAGGACTGTCTTACATAAATTAAAAGGGACTGCCTTAGCTGCCTGTTTTGAAAATTTAGGATTAATAATTGATCAATTTGAAAGACCAAGTTTCTATAACAGTAAAGTAACTCACTATATGAAGTCTAAAATGATCCCAGAATTGCATAAACTTATTAAAATATTGGAAGAGGAAAAGTGA